Proteins from one Sulfuriferula thiophila genomic window:
- the msrP gene encoding protein-methionine-sulfoxide reductase catalytic subunit MsrP, which produces MLIRSTKDIPSSEITPEAVYLRRRQFMQAGAVVAAGALLPGVSEASVRLAAVVNNRYSTPEKQTPYKDVTTYNNYYEFGTDKSDPAENAQNLKTRPWTVSIEGEVKHPKVWDIDALLKAFPLEERIYRMRCVEGWSMVIPWVGIPLASLIRQVEPTGNAKYVEFTTLHDPAQMTGQRRAVLDWPYIEGLRLDEAMHPLTILAVGLYGQTLPNQNGAPIRLVVPWKYGFKSAKAIVRIRFTEQQPATAWGRSAPSEYGFYSNVNPAVDHPRWSQAKERRIGEFFKRDTLAFNGYGDQVAQLYRGMDLRKYY; this is translated from the coding sequence ATGCTCATACGTTCTACCAAGGATATTCCGTCCTCTGAAATTACCCCGGAGGCGGTGTATCTGCGCCGCCGTCAGTTCATGCAGGCTGGGGCGGTCGTCGCTGCCGGAGCATTGTTGCCAGGGGTGAGCGAGGCCAGTGTGCGATTGGCGGCGGTGGTGAATAACCGCTATAGCACGCCGGAGAAGCAGACGCCGTACAAGGACGTCACTACCTACAACAACTATTACGAATTCGGTACTGACAAGTCCGACCCCGCCGAAAACGCACAAAACCTGAAAACCCGGCCGTGGACGGTAAGCATCGAGGGCGAAGTCAAACATCCCAAGGTGTGGGATATCGACGCGCTGCTCAAGGCTTTCCCGCTGGAAGAGCGTATCTACCGGATGCGTTGTGTGGAAGGCTGGTCGATGGTGATTCCATGGGTGGGTATTCCGCTGGCGAGTCTGATCCGGCAGGTGGAGCCGACCGGCAATGCCAAGTACGTTGAATTTACTACGCTGCACGACCCGGCACAAATGACCGGGCAGCGCCGCGCAGTGCTGGACTGGCCGTATATCGAAGGCCTGCGTCTGGACGAGGCGATGCATCCGCTGACCATACTGGCGGTGGGTTTGTACGGGCAGACCCTGCCCAACCAGAACGGCGCGCCGATACGATTGGTTGTGCCGTGGAAATACGGTTTCAAGAGTGCCAAGGCCATCGTGCGTATCCGCTTTACCGAGCAGCAGCCGGCAACAGCATGGGGACGCAGCGCGCCGAGTGAATACGGCTTCTACTCGAACGTGAACCCTGCGGTCGATCATCCGCGCTGGAGTCAGGCCAAGGAGCGCCGTATCGGCGAATTCTTCAAGCGCGACACGCTGGCGTTTAACGGTTACGGCGATCAGGTGGCACAGCTGTATCGCGGCATGGATCTGCGGAAATACTATTAA